One window of Nymphaea colorata isolate Beijing-Zhang1983 chromosome 1, ASM883128v2, whole genome shotgun sequence genomic DNA carries:
- the LOC116267038 gene encoding calcium-binding protein KIC-like, protein MEESCFEDLLPVMGEKLGAEGLMEELCNGFRLLMDPQKGLITPDSLRRNAAAALGMKGMTDEEAVQMVREGDLDGDGSLNQMEFCVLMVRLSPELMRRSWTLVEESLTEELVDFMQ, encoded by the coding sequence ATGGAGGAGAGCTGCTTCGAGGATCTGCTGCCGGTGATGGGGGAGAAGTTGGGGGCGGAAGGGCTGATGGAGGAGCTGTGCAATGGGTTCAGGCTTCTGATGGATCCGCAGAAGGGGCTGATCACGCCGGACAGCCTGAGGAGGAACGCCGCGGCGGCGCTAGGGATGAAAGGGATGACGGACGAAGAAGCCGTGCAGATGGTGAGGGAAGGAGACCTGGACGGCGACGGCTCGCTCAACCAGATGGAGTTCTGCGTCCTCATGGTCAGGCTCAGCCCCGAGCTGATGAGAAGATCGTGGACATTGGTCGAGGAGTCTTTAACCGAAGAGCTTGTAGATTTCATGCAATGA